Proteins encoded in a region of the Cataglyphis hispanica isolate Lineage 1 chromosome 14, ULB_Chis1_1.0, whole genome shotgun sequence genome:
- the LOC126854441 gene encoding receptor-type tyrosine-protein phosphatase beta isoform X1 → MILENFLVLFIVVFCAFCDDGASQETTISTFESNYDSGSTINLISYDTESAKDITNFSSNDSEPTENLTIANYESSSESTIKFMTTNSQLDTDDFSSSSIIDQTTQSKFTTVVYDNVTLMDNSTICDPMWPINASVDTREVIDLKINNKSTEWIALSWESPCNDATDSMSNVSIIYRIEICVGENCNQTNETDTWYNATDLDPCTSYTFTVKVLTDCWESDGVTLSETTDYNISEIGDVLDLSVNVSVHTIRLTWQPPVVHEKCVSNYFIIQCVAKLCNNSTVLATNYIASNLEPCTRYYFTIKTITQTVQSAGVNKTVRTASPKLLEVQNLTITSGNFSLFVEWNPPQYDTLCLKHYHVTINKYFDENTTETSIQIPKLHACATYQVYVNAVNKNDVDGNTATKSGTTLESRTNPPESHTPSLPIRHVNNITIIWMIKKENNQCILETIVTICNETGSNGSGYEPEGNHAITQIDKEKAAASIVVVNTTVDNLSPFTNFICWAHTVNAAGYSELSHGINVTTLESVPSPPKFMFDNITDSQFTLNWDPPEYLPGNLEEFEIIINWKPLYPIPNWCPREESKNSIKHNVSGSTFDYSYLEAKAYTNYTVCMRARTGAGWSDCSISQNVETDSIVPEAISKFNSSSIIIKENSRNSNVLDTIVMWGLPCSLNGEFEFFNVSVYGTRDKYPPHSLYKIHKCMEYIDNDYMCLINLNELKGEYNYTFSISTKVMNVDTLSKPMSEKKLYPAGIPPQPDDDYIKSITIDPYKARRSTTTASILLPLFPDTNGDIKYYAIMVSKKGYNNVKSSTRFDLKNKIWPNVSSWEEAMIKKFSITYQATWPQWDSYRNHIAEYGNIRAIKYTIGEDIDCKEISSNTDEQLYCNGPLKPDTWYHVRMRAFTYGGYTDSDVFLIKTNAELNVALVIGTVFGILVVGILITMMLLVRKCSPYIVLRRFLHSDMPGSPVPAPFTRKKFISHCQQLVDNPGKLSNEFRLLQTLSVDLQMPTNTACLQANRKKNRYSDILPYDFSRVKLEVIDNDPNTDYINASFIRGYTGEDEYIACQGPKEETTYDFWRMVDQYNINIIVMLTQLVEKGKEKCHQYYPTIRETFRYENMTIRCTSELDFRTHTQRTLVLQKENKKRNITHLHFKDWPDHDVPEDFDAMINFCQIIRRNISANKGFIVVHCSAGIGRTGTLIAIDILLQHLRDNRKLDVFGTVYRLRHHRINMVQRESQYAYIYNCIKQVLKNPYFLKTYKPPPVDPIYENISKIKDTTNSDTNLVNNLETLKKHNSISMESLESIYNLFPWSTKYQRRNVIDSGLRQYKSMGSINIKTRHISVGKSRTLDCVIYKSLNNSSYRLSKENLKQENFPLLTCSRSAQDILGDNTQYAMNSKPYMILLKSYVA, encoded by the exons ATGATCCTTGAAAACTTCTTGGTATTATTCATTGTCGTTTTCTGCGCTTTTTGCGACGATGGTGCATCGCAAGAGACAACGATATCGACTTTTGAATCGAATTATGATTCTGGATCGACGATAAATCTTATAAGTTACGATACTGAGTCAGCGaaagatattacaaatttctcGAGTAACGATTCTGAACCTACGGAGAATCTTACAATCGCGAATTATGAATCTAGCAGTGAATCCACTATCAAATTTATGACAACTAATTCCCAGCTAGACACCGATGATTTTTCATCGTCTTCGATTATCGATCAGACAACGCAATCAAAGTTTACTACTGTCGTATACGACAATGTGACTCTTATGGATAACAGTACGATTTGTGATCCGATGTGGCCAATAAACGCAAGCG tgGATACAAGAGAGGTAATTGATTTGAAGATAAACAATAAAAGTACAGAATGGATCGCTCTGTCATGGGAATCTCCCTGCAATGATGCGACGGACTCGATGTCAAATGTCTCGATAATATATCGGATTGAGATATGCGTTGGAGAAAACTGCAACCAGACAAATGAAACTGATACATGGTACAACGCCACTGATCTCGATCCGTGTACATCGTATACATTTACCGTAAAAGTTCTTACAGATTGTTGGGAATCTGATGGAGTCACTCTATCGGAAACAACAGATTATAATA TTTCCGAAATTGGAGATGTGCTTGATTTAAGTGTAAACGTCAGCGTTCACACTATTCGATTAACTTGGCAACCACCCGTAGTACACGAAAAATGCGTgtccaattattttattatacaatgcgTCGCGAAACTTTGCAACAACAGCACGGTCCTCGCTACGAATTACATTGCCAGCAATCTTGAACCATGcacgcgatattattttactatcaaAACGATAACGCAAACTGTACAATCTGCCGGTGTAAACAAAACTGTGAGGACAGCTTCACCGA AGTTGTTAGAGGTGCAAAATTTGACGATAACATCTGGAAATTTTTCGCTATTCGTCGAGTGGAATCCGCCACAATATGATACACTCTGCCTAAAGCATTATCAcgtaactataaataaatactttgacGAAAATACTACGGAAACGAGCATACAAATTCCGAAATTGCACGCTTGCGCGACATATCAAGTATATGTAAACGCTGTGAATAAAAACGACGTTGATGGAAACACAGCGACTAAAAGCGGTACCACACTTGAATCCA gaACAAATCCACCAGAATCACATACTCCAAGCTTACCGATTAGACACGTTAATAACATAACGATAATCTGGATGAtcaagaaagaaaacaatcaatGCATATTGGAAACTATAGTAACTATATGTAATGAAACAGGAAGCAATGGGAGTGGTTACGAACCTGAGGGTAATCATGCTATAACGCAAattgataaagagaaagcTGCAGCTTCCATTGTTGTTGTAAATACGACGGTGGACAATCTGAGCCcttttacaaatttcatttGCTGGGCACATACTGTTAATGCAGCAGGATACAGCGAATTAAGCCACGGGATCAATGTTACGACACTGGAAAGTG tgCCATCTCCTCCGAAATTTATGTTCGACAACATTACGGACTCGCAATTCACTTTGAATTGGGATCCGCCAGAATATTTGCCTGGTAATTTAGAAGAAtttgagataataattaattggaaACCACTTTATCCGATTCCGAATTGGTGTCCTCGTGAAGAATCGAAGAATTCtataaaacataatgtaaGCGGAAGTACATTTGATTACAGTTATCTCGAGGCAAAAGCATATACAAACTATACTGTATGCATGAGAGCGAGAACAGGAGCAGGATGGAGCGATTGTAGCATTTCTCAAAATGTTGAAACCGATAGCAtag TTCCAGAGGCAATATCGAAATTCAATTCCTCGTCCatcattattaaagaaaattcgcGTAATAGTAACGTATTAGATACAATTGTAATGTGGGGCCTGCCGTGTTCTTTAAACGGTGAATTCGAATTCTTCAATGTATCGGTTTACGGTACTAGAGACAAATACCCACCTCATTCCCTTTACAAAATACACAAATGTATGGAGTACATCGACAACGATTATATGTGCTTGATAAATCTCAACGAACTGAAAGGAGAgtacaattatactttttcgATATCCACCAAAGTTATGAACGTCGATACTCTCAGTAAACCAATGAGTGAAAAAAAGCTGTATCCTGCCGGCA TACCACCACAGCCTGACGATGACTACATCAAATCGATTACCATAGATCCGTACAAGGCGCGCAGATCCACAACTACGGCTTCTATCTTACTACCCTTGTTCCCCGATACCAACGGCGATATCAAGTATTACGCCATCATGGTATCGAAAAAGGGATACAATAATGTTAAATCAAGCACGAGGTTTGATCTAAAGAATAAGATTTGGCCGAATGTGTCCTCCTGGGAGGAAGCGATGATAAAGAAATTCTCCATAACGTATCAAGCGACATGGCCGCAATGGGATTCTTATC gGAACCACATTGCTGAGTACGGTAACATAAGAGCCATCAAGTATACAATCGGTGAGGACATCGACTGCAAGGAAATCTCGTCCAACACGGACGAGCAATTGTATTGCAACGGACCTCTTAAGCCGGACACGTGGTATCACGTTAGAATGAGAGCGTTTACTTATGGTGGTTACACCGACTCCGACgtatttctgataaaaacgA aCGCGGAGCTGAATGTTGCTCTTGTGATTGGGACAGTCTTCGGAATTCTTGTCGTTGGAATACTGATAACGATGATGTTGCTTGTGCGAAAATGCTCGCCATACAT AGTGTTGCGAAGATTTTTGCATTCTGACATGCCCGGTTCGCCTGTACCTGCCCCGTtcactagaaaaaaattcattagcCATTGCCAACAATTGGTCGACAATCCTGGAAAATTGAGCAATGAATTTCGACTGCTTCAGACTCTCAGCGTCGATTTACAAATGCCCACAAACACCGCCTGCTTACAGgctaatcgaaaaaaaaatcgctacTCTGACATTTTACCCT ATGATTTCTCAAGAGTAAAGCTGGAAGTGATAGATAACGATCCTAACACGGATTATATCAACGCATCATTCATCAGG gGATACACGGGAGAGGACGAATACATTGCTTGTCAAGGTCCAAAAGAGGAAACTACTTATGATTTTTGGAGGATGGTCgatcaatacaatattaatattatagttatgcTAACACAGTTGGTCGAGAAGGGCAAA GAAAAATGCCATCAATACTATCCGACTATTAGGGAAACTTTCCGATACGAGAACATGACAATACGATGTACAAGCGAATTAGATTTTAGGACACATACCCAAAGAACACTTGTATTACAAAAG gagaataaaaaaagaaatattactcACTTGCACTTTAAAGATTGGCCTGATCACGATGTTCCGGAAGATTTTGACGCAATGATTAATTTCTGTCAAATTATACGTCGCAATATTAGTGCCAATAAAGGTTTCATTGTCGTTCACTGcag CGCAGGCATCGGTAGAACAGGAACATTAATAGCGATAGATATTCTCCTGCAACATCTTAGAGATAATAGAAAGTTAGACGTCTTCGGTACTGTATATAGACTGCGACATCATAGAATAAATATGGTGCAAAGAGAA AGTCaatatgcttatatatataattgtataaagcaAGTACTCAAGAAtccctattttttaaaaactt ATAAACCACCACCCGTTGATCCAATATACGAAAATATCTCTAAAATCAAAGATACAACGAATTCAGATACAAATCTAGTCAACAATCTTGAAACAt TAAAAAAACATAACTCCATATCTATGGAATCTCTGGAATCAATCTACAATCTCTTTCCTTGGTCAACAAAATACCAAAGAAGAAACGTAATAGATAGTG GTTTGAGACAATACAAATCAATGGGttccataaatataaagactCGTCACATTTCTGTAG GAAAATCCCGAACTTTGGATTGTGTCATTTATAAATCACTAAACAATTCATCGTATAGAttaagtaaagaaaatttaaaacaggAAAATTTTCCATTACTAACTTGTTCAAGATCAGCACAAGATATACTTGGCGATAACACGCAATATGCAATGAACAGTAAGCCTTATATGATTTTGTTGAAATCTTATGTTGCATGA
- the LOC126854441 gene encoding receptor-type tyrosine-protein phosphatase beta isoform X2 — MILENFLVLFIVVFCAFCDDGASQETTISTFESNYDSGSTINLISYDTESAKDITNFSSNDSEPTENLTIANYESSSESTIKFMTTNSQLDTDDFSSSSIIDQTTQSKFTTVVYDNVTLMDNSTICDPMWPINASVDTREVIDLKINNKSTEWIALSWESPCNDATDSMSNVSIIYRIEICVGENCNQTNETDTWYNATDLDPCTSYTFTVKVLTDCWESDGVTLSETTDYNISEIGDVLDLSVNVSVHTIRLTWQPPVVHEKCVSNYFIIQCVAKLCNNSTVLATNYIASNLEPCTRYYFTIKTITQTVQSAGVNKTVRTASPKLLEVQNLTITSGNFSLFVEWNPPQYDTLCLKHYHVTINKYFDENTTETSIQIPKLHACATYQVYVNAVNKNDVDGNTATKSGTTLESRTNPPESHTPSLPIRHVNNITIIWMIKKENNQCILETIVTICNETGSNGSGYEPEGNHAITQIDKEKAAASIVVVNTTVDNLSPFTNFICWAHTVNAAGYSELSHGINVTTLESVPSPPKFMFDNITDSQFTLNWDPPEYLPGNLEEFEIIINWKPLYPIPNWCPREESKNSIKHNVSGSTFDYSYLEAKAYTNYTVCMRARTGAGWSDCSISQNVETDSIVPEAISKFNSSSIIIKENSRNSNVLDTIVMWGLPCSLNGEFEFFNVSVYGTRDKYPPHSLYKIHKCMEYIDNDYMCLINLNELKGEYNYTFSISTKVMNVDTLSKPMSEKKLYPAGIPPQPDDDYIKSITIDPYKARRSTTTASILLPLFPDTNGDIKYYAIMVSKKGYNNVKSSTRFDLKNKIWPNVSSWEEAMIKKFSITYQATWPQWDSYRNHIAEYGNIRAIKYTIGEDIDCKEISSNTDEQLYCNGPLKPDTWYHVRMRAFTYGGYTDSDVFLIKTNAELNVALVIGTVFGILVVGILITMMLLVRKCSPYIVLRRFLHSDMPGSPVPAPFTRKKFISHCQQLVDNPGKLSNEFRLLQTLSVDLQMPTNTACLQANRKKNRYSDILPYDFSRVKLEVIDNDPNTDYINASFIRGYTGEDEYIACQGPKEETTYDFWRMVDQYNINIIVMLTQLVEKGKEKCHQYYPTIRETFRYENMTIRCTSELDFRTHTQRTLVLQKENKKRNITHLHFKDWPDHDVPEDFDAMINFCQIIRRNISANKGFIVVHCSAGIGRTGTLIAIDILLQHLRDNRKLDVFGTVYRLRHHRINMVQRESQYAYIYNCIKQVLKNPYFLKTYKPPPVDPIYENISKIKDTTNSDTNLVNNLETLKKHNSISMESLESIYNLFPWSTKYQRRNVIDSGLRQYKSMGSINIKTRHISVGKSRTLDCVIYKSLNNSSYRLSKENLKQENFPLLTCSRSAQDILGDNTQYAMNNM; from the exons ATGATCCTTGAAAACTTCTTGGTATTATTCATTGTCGTTTTCTGCGCTTTTTGCGACGATGGTGCATCGCAAGAGACAACGATATCGACTTTTGAATCGAATTATGATTCTGGATCGACGATAAATCTTATAAGTTACGATACTGAGTCAGCGaaagatattacaaatttctcGAGTAACGATTCTGAACCTACGGAGAATCTTACAATCGCGAATTATGAATCTAGCAGTGAATCCACTATCAAATTTATGACAACTAATTCCCAGCTAGACACCGATGATTTTTCATCGTCTTCGATTATCGATCAGACAACGCAATCAAAGTTTACTACTGTCGTATACGACAATGTGACTCTTATGGATAACAGTACGATTTGTGATCCGATGTGGCCAATAAACGCAAGCG tgGATACAAGAGAGGTAATTGATTTGAAGATAAACAATAAAAGTACAGAATGGATCGCTCTGTCATGGGAATCTCCCTGCAATGATGCGACGGACTCGATGTCAAATGTCTCGATAATATATCGGATTGAGATATGCGTTGGAGAAAACTGCAACCAGACAAATGAAACTGATACATGGTACAACGCCACTGATCTCGATCCGTGTACATCGTATACATTTACCGTAAAAGTTCTTACAGATTGTTGGGAATCTGATGGAGTCACTCTATCGGAAACAACAGATTATAATA TTTCCGAAATTGGAGATGTGCTTGATTTAAGTGTAAACGTCAGCGTTCACACTATTCGATTAACTTGGCAACCACCCGTAGTACACGAAAAATGCGTgtccaattattttattatacaatgcgTCGCGAAACTTTGCAACAACAGCACGGTCCTCGCTACGAATTACATTGCCAGCAATCTTGAACCATGcacgcgatattattttactatcaaAACGATAACGCAAACTGTACAATCTGCCGGTGTAAACAAAACTGTGAGGACAGCTTCACCGA AGTTGTTAGAGGTGCAAAATTTGACGATAACATCTGGAAATTTTTCGCTATTCGTCGAGTGGAATCCGCCACAATATGATACACTCTGCCTAAAGCATTATCAcgtaactataaataaatactttgacGAAAATACTACGGAAACGAGCATACAAATTCCGAAATTGCACGCTTGCGCGACATATCAAGTATATGTAAACGCTGTGAATAAAAACGACGTTGATGGAAACACAGCGACTAAAAGCGGTACCACACTTGAATCCA gaACAAATCCACCAGAATCACATACTCCAAGCTTACCGATTAGACACGTTAATAACATAACGATAATCTGGATGAtcaagaaagaaaacaatcaatGCATATTGGAAACTATAGTAACTATATGTAATGAAACAGGAAGCAATGGGAGTGGTTACGAACCTGAGGGTAATCATGCTATAACGCAAattgataaagagaaagcTGCAGCTTCCATTGTTGTTGTAAATACGACGGTGGACAATCTGAGCCcttttacaaatttcatttGCTGGGCACATACTGTTAATGCAGCAGGATACAGCGAATTAAGCCACGGGATCAATGTTACGACACTGGAAAGTG tgCCATCTCCTCCGAAATTTATGTTCGACAACATTACGGACTCGCAATTCACTTTGAATTGGGATCCGCCAGAATATTTGCCTGGTAATTTAGAAGAAtttgagataataattaattggaaACCACTTTATCCGATTCCGAATTGGTGTCCTCGTGAAGAATCGAAGAATTCtataaaacataatgtaaGCGGAAGTACATTTGATTACAGTTATCTCGAGGCAAAAGCATATACAAACTATACTGTATGCATGAGAGCGAGAACAGGAGCAGGATGGAGCGATTGTAGCATTTCTCAAAATGTTGAAACCGATAGCAtag TTCCAGAGGCAATATCGAAATTCAATTCCTCGTCCatcattattaaagaaaattcgcGTAATAGTAACGTATTAGATACAATTGTAATGTGGGGCCTGCCGTGTTCTTTAAACGGTGAATTCGAATTCTTCAATGTATCGGTTTACGGTACTAGAGACAAATACCCACCTCATTCCCTTTACAAAATACACAAATGTATGGAGTACATCGACAACGATTATATGTGCTTGATAAATCTCAACGAACTGAAAGGAGAgtacaattatactttttcgATATCCACCAAAGTTATGAACGTCGATACTCTCAGTAAACCAATGAGTGAAAAAAAGCTGTATCCTGCCGGCA TACCACCACAGCCTGACGATGACTACATCAAATCGATTACCATAGATCCGTACAAGGCGCGCAGATCCACAACTACGGCTTCTATCTTACTACCCTTGTTCCCCGATACCAACGGCGATATCAAGTATTACGCCATCATGGTATCGAAAAAGGGATACAATAATGTTAAATCAAGCACGAGGTTTGATCTAAAGAATAAGATTTGGCCGAATGTGTCCTCCTGGGAGGAAGCGATGATAAAGAAATTCTCCATAACGTATCAAGCGACATGGCCGCAATGGGATTCTTATC gGAACCACATTGCTGAGTACGGTAACATAAGAGCCATCAAGTATACAATCGGTGAGGACATCGACTGCAAGGAAATCTCGTCCAACACGGACGAGCAATTGTATTGCAACGGACCTCTTAAGCCGGACACGTGGTATCACGTTAGAATGAGAGCGTTTACTTATGGTGGTTACACCGACTCCGACgtatttctgataaaaacgA aCGCGGAGCTGAATGTTGCTCTTGTGATTGGGACAGTCTTCGGAATTCTTGTCGTTGGAATACTGATAACGATGATGTTGCTTGTGCGAAAATGCTCGCCATACAT AGTGTTGCGAAGATTTTTGCATTCTGACATGCCCGGTTCGCCTGTACCTGCCCCGTtcactagaaaaaaattcattagcCATTGCCAACAATTGGTCGACAATCCTGGAAAATTGAGCAATGAATTTCGACTGCTTCAGACTCTCAGCGTCGATTTACAAATGCCCACAAACACCGCCTGCTTACAGgctaatcgaaaaaaaaatcgctacTCTGACATTTTACCCT ATGATTTCTCAAGAGTAAAGCTGGAAGTGATAGATAACGATCCTAACACGGATTATATCAACGCATCATTCATCAGG gGATACACGGGAGAGGACGAATACATTGCTTGTCAAGGTCCAAAAGAGGAAACTACTTATGATTTTTGGAGGATGGTCgatcaatacaatattaatattatagttatgcTAACACAGTTGGTCGAGAAGGGCAAA GAAAAATGCCATCAATACTATCCGACTATTAGGGAAACTTTCCGATACGAGAACATGACAATACGATGTACAAGCGAATTAGATTTTAGGACACATACCCAAAGAACACTTGTATTACAAAAG gagaataaaaaaagaaatattactcACTTGCACTTTAAAGATTGGCCTGATCACGATGTTCCGGAAGATTTTGACGCAATGATTAATTTCTGTCAAATTATACGTCGCAATATTAGTGCCAATAAAGGTTTCATTGTCGTTCACTGcag CGCAGGCATCGGTAGAACAGGAACATTAATAGCGATAGATATTCTCCTGCAACATCTTAGAGATAATAGAAAGTTAGACGTCTTCGGTACTGTATATAGACTGCGACATCATAGAATAAATATGGTGCAAAGAGAA AGTCaatatgcttatatatataattgtataaagcaAGTACTCAAGAAtccctattttttaaaaactt ATAAACCACCACCCGTTGATCCAATATACGAAAATATCTCTAAAATCAAAGATACAACGAATTCAGATACAAATCTAGTCAACAATCTTGAAACAt TAAAAAAACATAACTCCATATCTATGGAATCTCTGGAATCAATCTACAATCTCTTTCCTTGGTCAACAAAATACCAAAGAAGAAACGTAATAGATAGTG GTTTGAGACAATACAAATCAATGGGttccataaatataaagactCGTCACATTTCTGTAG GAAAATCCCGAACTTTGGATTGTGTCATTTATAAATCACTAAACAATTCATCGTATAGAttaagtaaagaaaatttaaaacaggAAAATTTTCCATTACTAACTTGTTCAAGATCAGCACAAGATATACTTGGCGATAACACGCAATATGCAATGAACA acaTGTGA